A section of the Acropora muricata isolate sample 2 chromosome 4, ASM3666990v1, whole genome shotgun sequence genome encodes:
- the LOC136913581 gene encoding telomere repeats-binding bouquet formation protein 1-like, which produces MSVGGYRSELEKEVQDVKLLQESLRFQEGDSSQQQQALRALSEILSQNRRAQDYFCSTHGLDYVISLLKSAKKSDLSKAALYTLAMATEGNDISQRVLTEVGVFHMLRSHLQAKNSSTTATAAFLLLTICEDNGEGQSLARETKCLHSLCALFKSCLAMHKEPSFIANADEWFGNMDESSIQLWKTVIVALQSLLQTPQNAQNQVICCRLLPMIINLLQLATKQQEIIRSTTTLLRAIVTGNSECQSKVRLLGGLRALVNVLKECVSKKQLCDQDLHFIEHVVSTIGSATAGHGMCQESTAELGLVSLLVKCLEMSSCPSLSSLATRQFRTKCILALSICVEQCESNQQQLLQRGGVKLLIELLTHDQSEEFKRVAIFTLHCITRNIQDWKEAFVESNQRDRITGCETQIPHLTQEAETQTETHDAQFVCGAWECGGSLTKVPPPPPRDAETQTEHFTVERVSAEQSNGCVQVATPPEGHAITEESQQSRRTTIHQKSRCVSVKVLKPLANPWNIRHRRYAKSKDLASSLAKTPRDDNKARCEFCASILNSRNFMSTLKSCKTLCTDHEQLKGKLKDLRRQTCTRL; this is translated from the exons ATGAGCGTTGGAGGTTATCGGTCAGAATTGGAGAAGGAAGTGCAAGACGTAAAGCTTTTACAAGAGTCACTTCGTTTCCAGGAAGGTGACTCTTCGCAACAGCAACAAGCCCTTAGAGCTTTGAGCGAAATCCTCTCTCAGAATA GAAGAGCTCAAGACTATTTTTGTTCAACTCATGGATTGGATTATGTAATCAGCCTTTTAAAAAGTGCAAAGAAAAGTGACTTGTCTAAGGCAGCATTGTACACCTTGGCTATGGCCACTGAAGGAAATG ACATTTCACAAAGGGTTTTGACAGAGGTCGGTGTATTCCACATGCTGCGATCTCACCTGCAGGCTAAGAACAGTTCAACTACAGCCACCGCTGCCTTCCTTCTGTTGACAATATGTGAAGATAATG GTGAAGGACAAAGTCTagcaagagaaacaaaatgtttACACAGCTTGTGTGCACTGTTTAA GAGCTGTCTTGCAATGCACAAGGAGCCATCATTCATAGCTAATGCAGACGAGTGGTTTGGTAATATGGATGAAAGTAGCATTCAGCTTTGGAAAACTGTGATAGTAGCCTTACAATCCCTGCTTCAAACCCCCCAAAATG CTCAGAATCAAGTAATTTGCTGTAGGCTGCTACCAATGATAATAAATCTATTGCAGTTGGCTACTAAACAACAGGAGATCATTAGATCAACAACCACACTTCTTCGAGCCATTGTTACCGGAAACA GTGAGTGTCAATCAAAAGTGAGACTGTTGGGTGGACTGCGTGCATTAGTCAATGTTCTGAAAGAGTGCGTCAGCAAGAAACAACTCTGTGACCAAGATTTGCATTTTATTGAACATGTTGTGAGCACCATAGGTTCTGCCACAGCTGGTCACG GGATGTGTCAAGAGAGTACCGCAGAGCTTGGACTGGTGTCGTTACTTGTAAAGTGTTTAGAAATGAGCTCATGCCCCAGCTTGAGTTCTCTAGCTACTCGTCAGTTTAGAACAAAGTGTATATTGGCGCTCTCCATCTGTGTTGAACAATGTG AAAGTAACCAGCAACAGCTTCTTCAGAGGGGAGGGGTGAAACTGTTGATTGAGCTCCTTACCCATGATCAG TCGGAAGAATTCAAGAGAGTTGCGATTTTTACACTTCATTGCATCACAAGAAACATCCAAG ATTGGAAGGAGGCTTTTGTGGAATCTAATCAACGTGACCGTATAACAGGCTGTGAAACACAG ATTCCCCACTTAACTCAAGAGGCCGAAACTCAGACTGAAACCCATGATGCTCAGTTTGTCTGCGGCGCATGGGAATGCGGTGGCAGTCTCACCAAG GTTCCTCCACCTCCTCCTCGAGACGCTGAAACGCAGACAGAGCACTTTACGGTTGAAAGGGTCAGTGCAGAACAAAGCAACGGGTGTGTGCAGGTCGCCACACCGCCTGAGGGTCACGCAATAACGGAGGAGTCGCAACAGTCACGCCGAACGACCATTCATCAAAAGAGTCGAtgcgtgtctgtcaaagtgctGAAACCTCTCGCCAATCCTTGGAATATCCGGCACAGGAGGTATGCTAAAAGCAAAGATCTTGCCTCTTCATTAGCAAAAACACCAAGGGATGACAATAAAGCGCGCTGTGAATTTTGTGCTTCTATTCTCAACAGTAGGAATTTCATGTCGACACTAAAATCATGTAAAACACTTTGCACAGATCATGAACAGCTCAAAGGGAAATTAAAGGACTTAAGGCGGCAGACATGCACAAGATTATGA
- the LOC136914905 gene encoding melanopsin-A-like: MTALIYSVFAIIAAVICVLGVPLNGLVCWVFYNNRELLNAPNIFIASVAFSDFLYCISCLPLLVISNAYGKWIYGPIGCKATAFIATWSGLTSLMNLSVASYERYSTLAFLCTKNRTFAKRTATCYSAAMWLYALFWSLMPLCGWSGFELEGIGTSCSVRWKSKNMLDMSYNLCLIIACYVLPVSVLVTSYYKCYREIAKSTWRAKSTWGRQSPFTKRTFVMERKMMALFGVMTVAFLMAWTPYAVVSLISMIAGPDVINDVTASIPAYFAKSSSCYNPVIYVFLYKRLRQQMRFAVRRDNCSSSRKGTSSDSTMAHHSETKRLRSTIELTDNYSTRNRPENI; encoded by the coding sequence ATGACTGCCttaatttattcagttttcGCCATCATTGCTGCCGTGATCTGTGTCCTGGGGGTGCCGTTGAATGGTCTGGTGTGTTGGGTGTTTTACAACAACAGAGAGCTTCTCAACGCTCCAAATATTTTCATTGCCAGTGTAGCGTTTAGCGATTTTCTTTACTGCATTTCGTGTCTGCCTCTCTTGGTTATTTCAAACGCTTATGGCAAGTGGATATACGGGCCCATTGGTTGCAAAGCGACAGCATTTATTGCTACTTGGAGTGGTTTAACCTCTCTTATGAACCTATCAGTTGCGTCATATGAACGATACTCGACATTAGCTTTCCTCTGCACAAAGAATCGGACATTTGCGAAAAGGACAGCAACTTGTTACTCTGCAGCAATGTGGCTGTACGCTCTTTTCTGGAGTCTAATGCCACTGTGTGGGTGGTCAGGATTTGAGCTTGAGGGAATTGGCACGAGTTGTTCGGTAAGATGGAAGTCAAAAAATATGCTGGACATGTCTTATAATCTATGCTTAATTATAGCCTGCTATGTACTACCAGTCAGCGTACTTGTTACATCTTACTACAAATGTTACCGCGAAATAGCTAAAAGTACATGGAGAGCAAAGAGCACATGGGGAAGACAATCCCCTTTTACGAAGAGGACCTTTGTCATGGAGAGGAAAATGATGGCCCTATTTGGGGTGATGACCGTGGCATTTCTGATGGCCTGGACACCTTACGCCGTGGTATCGCTGATTTCTATGATCGCAGGCCCGGATGTCATCAATGACGTCACGGCATCGATCCCAGCATACTTTGCAAAGTCATCGAGTTGCTACAATCCCGTCATATATGTCTTCTTATACAAAAGACTAAGGCAGCAAATGAGGTTTGCAGTGCGACGTGATAACTGCAGCAGCTCCCGAAAAGGGACGTCAAGCGACTCCACCATGGCCCATCACTCTGAAACAAAGCGACTACGTTCTACCATCGAGCTCACCGACAATTACTCAACGCGCAACCGTCCTGAAAATATCTGA